In Spirochaetaceae bacterium, the following are encoded in one genomic region:
- a CDS encoding spondin domain-containing protein has protein sequence MLSRMHRLLVPLVVTAAVLLSATCSMGGAPKPPPMESPPMESPETESPETESPETESPETESPETPETESPQPAESEARYRVTFAATWSAVTHPTNFPDGPHFSGLIGATHDADTRIWQLGELASDGIESMAETGGKMKLLAEIDDLIAAGTAHGKLSGGGLSTPPSSVRMEFDIVSSHPYVTLVSMLAPSPDWFVGVSALSLVAEDGTWKEREKVMLRLYDAGTDDGARFMSGNADSDPPQPISRLSSESRDTDFTDGAPAVGTFLFEKLP, from the coding sequence ATGTTGTCGCGCATGCATCGGCTTCTTGTTCCGTTGGTGGTAACGGCCGCCGTTCTGCTCAGCGCAACCTGCTCCATGGGAGGCGCGCCAAAACCTCCGCCGATGGAATCACCGCCGATGGAATCGCCTGAGACCGAATCTCCGGAGACGGAATCTCCCGAGACGGAGTCACCGGAGACGGAGTCACCGGAGACGCCAGAGACGGAGTCGCCCCAGCCGGCCGAGAGCGAAGCGCGGTATCGGGTTACGTTTGCCGCCACCTGGAGCGCGGTGACGCATCCGACCAACTTCCCCGACGGCCCGCATTTCTCCGGGCTGATCGGGGCCACGCACGACGCCGACACCCGCATCTGGCAACTCGGTGAACTCGCCTCGGACGGCATCGAGTCGATGGCAGAGACCGGCGGCAAGATGAAACTTCTCGCAGAAATCGATGATTTGATCGCAGCCGGGACCGCACATGGGAAGCTTTCCGGCGGCGGACTGTCCACTCCTCCGTCGAGCGTCAGAATGGAATTCGACATCGTCTCGTCGCACCCGTACGTGACGCTGGTGAGCATGCTGGCGCCGAGCCCCGACTGGTTCGTCGGCGTCTCCGCCCTGTCGCTGGTGGCCGAGGACGGCACCTGGAAAGAGCGTGAGAAAGTGATGCTCCGCCTCTACGACGCCGGCACCGACGATGGGGCCAGGTTCATGAGCGGGAACGCCGACTCCGATCCACCGCAGCCGATCTCCCGCCTGAGCAGTGAGTCCAGGGACACCGACTTTACCGACGGCGCCCCCGCGGTAGGCACCTTCCTGTTCGAGAAGCTGCCATAG
- a CDS encoding M67 family metallopeptidase, with translation MTTLPKILFDEIERHGRDAYPEECVGALIGAVTAGGNGRTVERLFPIDNRSGENRKRRYLVSPLAYLAAERAADGAGKTLLGFYHSHPEHPAEPSATDLAWAQPNFVYVIMSIRRRVAPDTGDAEPAAAGAGAFLLDPDRSGFLTDELAVRP, from the coding sequence ATGACGACGCTACCGAAGATCCTGTTCGATGAGATTGAGCGGCACGGCCGCGATGCCTATCCGGAAGAGTGCGTCGGTGCGCTGATCGGGGCCGTGACCGCGGGCGGGAATGGGCGCACCGTGGAGCGCCTGTTTCCGATCGACAACCGTTCCGGCGAGAACCGCAAGCGCCGCTACCTGGTGTCGCCGCTCGCCTACCTCGCCGCCGAGCGCGCCGCCGACGGCGCCGGCAAGACGCTGCTCGGCTTCTACCACTCGCATCCCGAGCACCCGGCCGAGCCGAGCGCCACTGACCTCGCCTGGGCGCAGCCCAACTTCGTCTACGTCATCATGTCGATCCGGCGGCGCGTGGCGCCGGACACAGGAGACGCCGAGCCCGCTGCCGCCGGCGCAGGCGCGTTCCTGCTCGACCCCGACCGCTCCGGCTTCCTGACCGACGAACTGGCCGTACGCCCCTGA
- a CDS encoding PLP-dependent cysteine synthase family protein has translation MRVDAFERVARLVGNTPLVEISQTASAARILAKLEYYNPSGSVKDRAAKGMVEAALAGGALAGRTILEATSGNTGIALAMFGSALGLPVELVMPANVTPERKRIIANYGARSLFTSNLEGTDGAQKKAAELAAAHPDRYFYPDQYNNEHNWRAHYAGTGPEIWRQSGGQATHFVAGLGTSGTFIGTARFLRERGVRCIAVQPDNPIHGLEGWKHMPTARVPGIYDTAVADEVLEADTETAYRFAIAAGRYLGYALSPSAAANLWAALEVARGNPGATVVTLFPDNSLKYLDDPYWENEEYVSEDPFRPRTALPPVENEEYVSEDPFRPADRAAASRER, from the coding sequence ATGCGAGTCGACGCCTTCGAGCGTGTCGCGCGCCTGGTGGGGAACACGCCGCTGGTGGAGATCTCCCAGACCGCGTCGGCGGCGCGCATCCTGGCCAAGCTGGAATACTACAACCCGAGCGGCTCGGTGAAGGACCGCGCGGCGAAGGGGATGGTGGAGGCCGCGCTGGCCGGCGGCGCGCTGGCCGGGCGCACCATCCTGGAGGCGACCAGCGGCAACACCGGCATCGCGCTGGCCATGTTCGGCAGCGCGCTCGGGCTGCCGGTGGAGCTGGTGATGCCGGCCAACGTCACCCCGGAGCGCAAGCGCATCATCGCCAACTACGGCGCGCGCTCACTGTTCACCTCCAACCTGGAAGGCACCGACGGCGCGCAGAAGAAGGCGGCGGAGCTGGCCGCCGCGCACCCCGACCGTTACTTCTATCCCGACCAGTACAACAACGAGCACAACTGGCGCGCCCACTACGCCGGCACCGGGCCCGAGATCTGGCGGCAGTCGGGCGGTCAGGCGACCCACTTCGTGGCCGGCCTGGGCACCAGCGGCACCTTCATCGGCACCGCCCGGTTCCTGCGCGAGCGCGGCGTGCGCTGCATCGCCGTGCAGCCGGACAACCCGATCCACGGCCTGGAAGGCTGGAAGCACATGCCGACCGCCCGCGTGCCCGGCATCTACGACACGGCCGTGGCCGACGAGGTGCTGGAGGCGGACACCGAGACTGCCTACCGGTTCGCGATCGCGGCCGGGCGCTACCTGGGCTACGCGCTCAGCCCAAGCGCGGCCGCCAACCTGTGGGCAGCCCTGGAGGTGGCGCGCGGCAACCCCGGCGCCACCGTGGTTACCCTGTTCCCGGACAACTCGCTGAAGTACCTGGATGATCCGTACTGGGAGAACGAGGAGTATGTTTCCGAAGACCCATTCCGGCCGCGGACCGCACTGCCGCCAGTCGAGAACGAGGAGTATGTTTCCGAAGACCCATTCCGGCCCGCGGACCGCGCTGCCGCCAGTCGAGAACGATGA